GTACTTTTACCTGGATACCAGATTTCAGACATGGGTTACTCTGAGGAAGGTTATTATATGGTTGTTCTTGTGGGTAAAGTTCAACCAGTTAAAAAAAATGATAGTAAAGAAAAAATCTTCCTCTATGTTAAATTAACTGTAGATGTGTCTGGATCTTCAACGGTCATGACAGTTAGACCAAAAGCAACTATTGATTCTATGGTATTTGATAATTGATAAATTTTTGCCTGTGTCCCTTCTGTGAATGTACGATTGCATCAAAGATTTTAAAGATGAAATGTCCTGAGTGCCATGTCAAGTTCGAATATGACGACAGCGTATCGGGTTTATGGAAAAAAGATAAAACAGATTGCCAGGGAGACAGGACATTCAAAAAATACAATTAAGAAGGTGCTGCGGGGAGAATACAGCGGTTAAAAGCCAAGGATTACGCAACCGTATCCAACCCTGGGTCCCTATTTGAATTTTCATCTACCACAATATATGGTATCCGTAATTTTATATGATTCGTGATCAAATAGGAAGTACCCAATGACGATTCTTGATCTCTTCGCTGAAGAAAAACAACGTTTTCTTGAAAACTGCGTACAATGTGGGCTTTGTGCCGAAGAGTGCCCAATTTTACCCTACACTGAAATAGGTAATCTTTCCGCTCAGGAAATTCAAGAAGGTGTGTTCGATTACATAATAAATGGGAATCCCAATCAACAGGCTTATACCAAAGCTTTTGCCTGCATGGAATGTTTCAAGTGCACGACTGACATCTGTCCCGAAGATCTTAACCCAATGCTGGTTAACGAACTCATAAAGAGGAACTATATTTCCAAGGGATTAGCAAATAGGGCATACGGTGACGCTACGCAGCCAGAAAGCATTCATAGGGTTCTTGCAAGCATTCAAGTTCCAGCTTCAGACTATAAAAAAATAACCAAACAAAGCAACAAACAGAATTCACGGTACGTATTCTTTCCCGGTTGCAACGTTTACTTTCAACCGGAAAAAATTCTCAATGCACTGGACATCATGGATGCTATCGGCGACGATTACACATTTCTTCCCGGGTTAGATAACTGTTGCGGTGACGGTTTTATGTTTTTAGGTGATATTAACGAGGGAAGCCTGAATGCGGAAGCTCTGGTGTCTACCATCGCTGGTTTTCAGCCCGAAGCTGTCATACTCTGGCGCCCTACATGCCAGTGCCGTGTTGATAAAACCATAGCGTCCGCCTTGGATATGCACTTCAAGGTACTTTCCTTTCCCCAATATTTGGCCGAAAACATGAACAGGCTGAACCTTTCCGATGCGTCGGCTGGAACAGTGACCCTGCATGAGCCCTGCAAGTCAGCATACACAGGTGTGGATCTCAACGGACCGCGTGAGGTTTTGCGGCAATTACCTGGGGTAACGCTCAAGGAAATGGAGCATCACGGTAAGAACACAAAATGTTGCGGCAGTGGTGCCATCTGCTGGTTTCCAGAAAGTTGCACCCAATTTCGAGAAGATCGTTTAAAAGAGGCTGCTAAAACAGGTGCTGAACGCTTGGTGGCGATATGTCATTAGTGTCATACCAATATTGTGGGTCTAAATATTAGGGCAATCTGAAGCTTTCTGGCATAAGTTACGGGCCGCTTTTGACCCCTCCAACAAAACTGTAGATATCGGGCACCTGAAAGATTACCGGTATGTGAATATTATAATCACCGACAAATTAGGAATAAAAAATGATTTATAGACTTATCATATTCTTGGCACTCAATTTTACGGCACTTACAATAGGAGGATTATTTACAAGCAACGGCGTGCCGTCTGATTGGTATGTTGGTATTGCTAAGGCCCCTTGGACCCCTCCTGGTTGGGTCTTTGGAGCCGCATGGACTACAATCATGATTTGCTTTGGTGTTTACATGGCATATTTATGGCCAGTTTTTGAGAACAAAAAAATCCTCATTGGTTTGTATGCCGTTCAATGGATATTAAATGTAGGGTGGAATCCAACTTTCTTCTATTACCATAATGTTTTGGCAGGACTACTTTTAATAAGTTTGCTTACTGCACTAATTGGATTCCTCCTATTCTTTTATTGGCCTGAATTGAAACTCAAATCTGCTCTAATACTTCCATATTTCATTTGGTTATTAATTGCCACATCATTGAACGGGTACATTTTTATTAAAAATTGAACCGAGATAGCGAGCGCATTCCCTGCAGCTTGCTGCAGGGTAAGCGAGCGAATCATAATTGATAGAATTCCTTACGGTGAAGATTCCTCGCAGCTTGCTGCGGGGAGTGTTCAATTTAAAAATGAACTATGTATAACAAAAGTTAAGATTCATTAAAATACAGTTTAGCCAACCCACTAAGTTTATCCATAAAAACACCTATAACAAACCGCTCAACACTGAACAAAAACGCATATGGGTTGCCGGTAATTTAATTAGGGCCAATATTGAGGAACTGGATCTTAAAAAAGCCGGGATAGAGACCGAAGGGGGCAGTATAACCGTTGATCGGTTGAGCCGCTGGGGATGGTGGACATGATCCGGCATCAGCCTGCCCCGCTCGCAGATTATGCCCCGGGTGACCGGATGGTCCGGATCTCCCGTCACCTTGACGATTCTTCCGTCTTCAACGCGCAGCAGGGTACCGCATCTCGGATGACAGAGCCCGCAATAGCTTTTTCTGATTTCCGTCATTTTACCCTCTTATCCCGATTGCCCAACCAGGGTTTTGCCTTTATGTTCCATTGCAAAAAGCGGTTACTCACCCTCTCCCCAGGCCTTTGCGCTGCGGCTGACCTTTTTTCGAACGACCTTCCAGTCCTGACCCACATTAAACATGGATTCCGGCAGGGCCTGCAGCATTTTACGGTACAGGGGCCAGGGAACCGTGAAGGTCAGCTCATCGGTTTTCATATATTTTCTGGCCGACGGGTCAAACCCGCCGAGTACCGCCTTTTCAATTCCCTGCTCCTTGTAGAACAGCGGCCAGGCAATGATATTGGTACACCCGGCTCCAAACGGGGAGGCCACACTGTCCACCTCTCCTGTGGTGAACATCGTATGGGTGAAAAGGCCGGTCAACACTTCGGGCCGGGCAAAAAAGATGACAAATTCAGGTTCCCCTCCATCCAAAAAATGGGATAACGGTTTGAAGATACAATATTTTGCCGGGGCTTTCCGGGGATTGACCTTATCAAGAAATTTTCTCATGGATTCAGGGGACGGGAGATACCGCTCCCCATGAATGGGCGTCCCTTCGAATCCTGTGGTCACGTAATGCTCGATAAATCTGATATTGGGTTTCATCATGGAGCAGTAGAACACCCCCCCGGGACAGCCGTACGCCTCGGTTGAGATGTACGCGGCACACTGCTTTTTTCTGGCCAGCCAGATGTTGCCGATAACGCAGGAAAACGTTTTAAAAACCGCCTGCATGTCAACCTGACCCCGTTCTTCCATTTCACGCGAGATGGGGACGCCGGGTTTGGGTCCGAAGGATTTCTCGGGTTTCGTATCATCGTAATACACGCCAAAAGGCTCCTCGGCCAACCCCAGATGTTCCAAAAAAATGTTGGTCTCTTCAACGATTGATTGCACGCTCATCTTGCCTCCTCTTTCCCATTTCATTCAAATTGGCTTAGTTGTGCACACAACTAATTTAACGGTGTCAAGCTATTATAGAATAACGGACCTATAATCAATAACAAGGTAAAAGCCTGCCGGCCGGGGCGGTATTATTCCTCGGCAATCGTTGTGCCTTATTTTGGGTTATAGACCCGTAGAATAATAAGGGGCAGATACTTTATGTAATCGCCCAGATCAGGTCACCGTGTATTTGAGATGTTTAATTGTTAAACGTTTTTAACCTATTGAAAATAAATCATAAAATAAACATACCCTTCCGCTGCGCATGCCATATGTTGCATTTTTAAACCTCCATCCTTTTCCACTTCTCATAACTAGCTGATAATATAGATATAATTTGATTTTTACCCGGTGGCATCACTTTTGCTTATGGATGGGCTGGCCACAATAATCCCTAAACCTGGAGTGACTATGCCCTGGTACATTTATCTTCCGATTGCCCAGCACAGTGTCGCCCTGCCGATCGTGCTAGGGCTTGGTTTTATTGTCGGACTGCTGTCCGGACTTTTCGGTGTCGGCGGTGGTTTTCTGATGACACCTCTACTCATTATGATCGGAATTCCGCCGACGGTTGCCGCGGCATCGGATTCCAACCAAATTGTGGCGGCTTCGGCCTCCGGAACCTATGCCCACTACCGGTTGGGCAACGTGGATTTCAAAATGGGAATCTACCTGTTGATCGGCGGGGTCATCGGCGGGACCGGCGGCGTTCAGATTATCCGAGTTCTCCGCCAAATGGGCAATGCCGATTTTTTGATAATGATTACCTATGTGGTCATGCTGGCATTCGTGGGCTTTTATATGTTCATCGAGAGCCTTCAAGGACTGCGGGCCGAAAAAACCGTTCAGAAGGCGGCGCCGGCCAAGTCGGCTTCCATTTATTCCCGGCTCATTCAGAGTCTGCCCTTCCAAACCCGCTTCGAAAAATCGGGCATCGTTCTGTCGCCGGTGGTGCCGTTGTTCCTGGGAGGGCTGGTCGGTATTCTGGCAGCAATCATGGGGGTCGGCGGGGGCTTTATCATGGTGCCGGTCATGGTATATCTGCTGCGTATGCCCATGCATGTGGTGGTGGGAACAAGCCTTTTTCAGGTCCTGTTCACCTGCATTGACGTGACGATCATGCAAGCCTATTCAAACCGCACCGTGGATTTTGTTCTGGCACTGCTGCTGCTGATCGGCTCCACCTTCGGGGCCCAGATCGGCGCGCGCCTGAGTACGAAGCTTAAAGAGGATCAGCTCAAGATCTTTCTTGCCTTGCTGGTGCTGGCGGTCATGGTCAAAATGCTTTTCGGCCTGGTGCTTCCCCCGCACAACCTTTTATCATTCCATGGAGGTCACTGATATCATGCGACGATTAATCCATTTAACACTGCTGTTGGTTTGTGTTAGTTTGGGACTTGCGGCTGCCCCGGCGGCATGGGCGGTACAATCGGATGGGGTGTTCATCCACCCCGAAGTCATGGATATCGGCACTTTTTATTCGGGGGAAGTCGTTACCGTTTCCGGTGAAGTCCCCAACGGTCAGGATGTGGTGATCGAAATCATCGGGCCGGCCGCGAACGACCAATTCAATATCAAGGGGAAAGTGGGACCGTTTTGGATGACCCAGGGCAAGGCCGAATTGGACGGTGCGCCGGCCATGTATGCCCTTCTACTGCCCGGCGGCCCACAGTGGTTGCAGAAAGCCTCGGCACATGGATTGGGCCTGGAGAACTTGAAAAACAGCGTCAAGATACAATCCACATCCATACCTGCGGACGATCTTCTCGAAATGTTTGTAAAATTAAAAAAAGATCAGGGCCTCTATGTCGAAAAAGGGAATGCCGTCACCTATGAAGCTGCCGATGGCGGAGGCAGACGGTTTTCGGCGGCCTACCGGTTTCCGCGGTCCACTTCCGCAGGCAGGTATTCGATCAACGCGACCACGTTTGCCGACGGTGTCAAAACGAGGGAGCGTACGACCCTTTTAACCGTAAAGGAAGTCGGATTCATCCGCCTGGTAGACAACCTGGCCACGAATCGACGCCTGGCTTATGGAGTCATGGCAGTGGCTATTGCGTTGTTCACCGGCGCTGTAATGGGCCTCCTTTTTAAAGGCGGCGGGAGCCATTGATGGCCTTGAACCGCAACATCTTAAAATTTTTCAGCATCGGCGGCCACGGGCGAAGGCGCGTTGCGTTGCCTTTCAACGAATTGTTCGTCCGCTTTCACCAACTGCTGGAGGAAAATACCAAGGCCTTGGAAATCATCACCGAGATGGAAGACAAGCTGGGGGGAGAATACGTCTTTGACCGCAAATTTCTAGTTGACAAAGTACAGGAAATTAAAGCGACCATCCTCAGCTGCGCCTACTACTTCAACGCCATCACCAATAACGCCTATCAGCGCATCTATGATGTCATCGAGTCCTTGACCCAAGAGCTGCAGTTGGAACTGAGTGGCCTCCTCGTGTTTCCGCATGGCCCCAATGTCGTTTCATTGGCCGAGGTCAATGACACCTTGAGCGTGGCGGTGGGCAACAAGGCTTACAGGCTCTCCAAGATCGTTCCCCTGCCCCAGGCGACCGTTCCGCCGGGAATCGTCGTCACCGCCATGGGGTTTCGCAATTACCTGGCATACAACAATCTGTTTGATGAGATAAACGCACTGCTGCCTTCGTGCCGGGAAGGCAGTCAGCAGTTAGAAACCGTTTCCCAGAAAATCCGCCTGATGATTCTAGCCGGAGAGATTCCCCCCGACCTGCGCCAGGAAATCCTGAAGGCTGTCGAGCGAATTTTCCCCAACCATCCCGAATCAGGCCTTTTCTCGGTTCGCAGCAGCGCCGTGGGAGAAGATGGTGAGTTGAGTTTTGCCGGATTGCACGACACATTTCTGAACGTCCCTCTCCGCGATTTGCTGTCGAGCTATAAAAAGGTCCTTGCCAGTTTGTACAATCCGGCCGCCTTGGAGTATCGCATCAAGCACCAGATCCCTTTTTCCGACATGGCCATGGCGGTAATTTACCAGCGAATGGTGCCGGGGTGGATCAGCGGCGTTACGTACACCATCGATCCCAATACCCCCCAAAAGAACATTTGCCTGGTTACCGCGACCCCGGGACTCGGCAAGGGGGTGGTGGAAGGAAGCGCGGAGACCGACACGTTCAGGCTCTCCCGCAACCCGCCCCACGCCATTGAATCGTTTCGCACCGGCGGAAGCGAATCCCTTTCCCGTCCGGAAGCCCCTGGAAAGGATGCCTGCCTCCCGGACGAGCACGCCCTCCGGCCCTGCCTGACGCCTCAAATGGCATCCTCGCTGGTCGAAACGGCCATGATCCTGGAGCGCTTTTTCAAGCGCCCCCTGGATATCGAATGGTCCATCGATTCCGAAAAACAGAAGTGGGTACTGCAGGCGCGTCCCCTGGGACTGCCCCGCATCAGCCGTCCCCGCAGTCCGGCCCTGAAAAGCCTTTTGCAGCGCTATCCGGTGGTCATCAAAGATCAGGGAACCATTGCTTATCGGGGGATCGGTGCCGGTCCCGTATGGTTGAGCAGAGAAGGATCGGATCTGGATCATTTTCCGACGGGTGCCGTCCTGGTTTCACGGTACAGCCTGCCGATTCTGGCGCGTGTGCTTGCCCGTGCCAGCGCGGTCATTACCGACGTGGGCAGCCCCACAGGCCACATGGCAACGGTTGCGCGCGAATTCAGGGTTCCCACGATTGTGGACACCGGTTCGGCCACCGAGATATTGAAACCGGGTCAGCTGGTTACCGTGGATGCGGAAAGGAACGTGGTGTATGAAGGCCGGATCAGCGAACTTCTCCATCACCAGGTTTTGGAACGGGCCTCTTTTGAGACCAAATATGAATTTCAGCTCTTGCGGCGCCTGCTCAAACGAATCGCTCCCCTGACGCTGACGAATCCAGAGGCGTCCGAATTTACCCCCGACGGCTGCCGGACCCTGCACGACGTGCTCCGGTTCATGCATGAAAAATCGATCGATACGCTGGTTCGCATAGCCCAGGAGCCGCGGAGCCTGATAAAACATGGCGGGCGGCATTTAAAGGCCGATCTGCCTCTCAACCTGATCCTGGTGGACATCGGCGGCGGTCTGGACGCCAACTTGCCAAAAACCGATTGGGTGGCACCCGAGCAGATTACATCTCAGCCGATGCTGGCCCTGTGGGCGGGCATGAACTCGCCGGACGCCTGGGATACGGCTCCGGTTGCCGCTGATTTCAAGGGACTGATTTCAAGCGTGACCCGGACCCAAACCGCGGCCCTGACGGGGGATGTGATCACGGGCTTGAATATGGCGGTCTTGGGAGCCAATTACCTGAATTTGACGCTGCGGATCGGCTACCATTTTACGGTGGTTGATGCCAGTCTTTGGCCGGCTTCCGAAAAAAATAATATCTTCATGCGCTTCATCGGCGGAGCGACAGACATCACCCGGCGTTCGCGGCGGGCGGCCTTGCTGGGTGCCATTCTCGAAGAGTTCGGTTTCAAGGTGGAAAAAAAAGGTGATCTGGTCATCGCCCGCGCTGTTAAAGGAACGGAGCAGGACACGCGCTTTCGTCTGACCATCGTCGGCCGGCTGATCGGATTTTTGCGACAACTCGATATTCTGATGAAAAACGACGGTGCGGTTGAGCATTATTTCAACCATTTTATGAACAAGTACAGGCATGTTTTTCAGGATGGCAACAACTAAAGGAGTGTAGCAATGGATGAGAACACGACCGTATGCATTTTGGATGACGAACCCATTGTCGGGGACCGTCTCCGGCCTGAAATGGAAGACGATGGATACGAGGTTGAAGTCTTTACCGACAGTGCCGCGGCGATCCAACGATTGAAAGATGGCTGCTTCGATATTTTCATTACGGATTTGAAAATGGAGGGCGTCGACGGGATGGGTTTCCTGGAAGAAGTCAAGCAACACTGTCCGCATAGCGAAGTAATCATCATTACCGGATATGCGACCATCGAAACTGCCCGGGAGTCCTTTGTCCGGGGGGCTTACGACTTTATCGCCAAACCGTTCCGAATCAGTGAAATTCGTGATGCGGTCAAGAAAGCCCGGCGGCGGGTTCGCAAAAAACGGTCCTGATTTCCGGAAAGGAAGAGACACATATGCTCAATCTACTTGTCACCATTGACCATAGTTTGGAATCCAGTTTTGCCCTAAGAACGGCCTGCCTGTTCGGAACGGATTTGAATATCCAACCGATCCATGTGTTTGACCGTCCGGGACGCGATATCGCTTTTGGCGCCGGGTGGGCCCGTAAATCCTGGGAGCGTGAGACCAGCCGCCAAGTCGAGGAAACGATGGAGGACCTCGTGGTGGCAGAAAGGAGTCAATGCCCGAATATCCATGACCCGCTGGTCCTGACCGGCGATCCCATCCAGGAACCTGCCGACCGCTTCTGGTCCGGTCAATTCGATCTGCTGGTGGTGGGCGCTCCCTTCCGAGGCATGGGACCGCTGGCCCTGTATCGGCGCTTTCGACATGTGGCGCACAAAGCCGGCCGCCCCCTGCCCCTGATGGTGGTCCGCCATCTCAAGACCATCGAAAAAATCGTCGCCCTCACCGACGGCAGCGAACTGGCTGAGAACGCCCTGGGGCTCCTGCTCAAAATCAACACGTTCATATCCGGCAGGATCACTCTGGTGGGGATATCCGGTACGGAATCGAGCAACCCCTCGGCAGAAGCCTTGAACCTTGAAAGGGGGCTGGCGATTCTGAACGAAAAAGAGATCCAGACAGTGGGCCACTGCGCCTCGGACCTGGGACCGGAGCGCCTGACCCGCATGCTGAAGAAGGCGCAGCTGCTTGTTCATGCGGTTTATCCGAAGGACACGCATCATTTTTTATTCGATCTGCATGAGGAAGAAATTCAGTCTGTTTTGCTGTATTTGGCAGGATAATTACCGCATTCGGCCAGGATTTTGAGGCACCGGCCAGCCGCCGGCAATCGTCGACGCCGGCGTCGCCTGGATGTCACCGCACCCCCTCATGAATCCTGTCGGTCAGATCAGGTTGTACTTCTTTATTTTACGCCAAAGGGTCGATCGCGTGATGCCCAGAATGGCGGCGGCCTTATCCCGGTGGCCGTCGACTTTACGCAATACGTTGGCAATATGCACGCGTTCCAACTCCTCCAGACTTTGGAGCGTGTCGGCGGCCGATGCCGCCTGCGTGTTTAGAAATTGCGGCAAATCGTCGACCTGGATCTCCTTTCCCTCCGCCAAAGCCACCGCGCGTGCGACGATATTCTCGAGTTCACGGACATTGCCGGGGAATTCATATTGTGTCAGAAGCTCACGGGCCTGATCCGAAAAGCCGTGTACATCTTTGTCGTACGCCTCGTTGAACATATGGAGGAAATGATCGGCCAGCAGCCACAGATCACCCGTGCGATCCGCCAGCCGGGGCACAAAAATGGTCATGACATTCAGCCGGAAGAACAGGTCCTCGCGAAACAGCCCTTTGACCACCTGTGCTTTTAGATCACGGTTGGAGGCGGCCAGGATACGGATGTCCAGATTGACCGGTCGGCTGCTTCCCAAGCGGTAGATCTGGCCTTCCTGGAGTACTCGCAAGAGTTTGACCTGCATATCCGCCGGCATGTCGGCGATCTCGTCTAACAGAACGGTGCCGCCATCGGCCGACTGAAGCAATCCCATGCGGGTGGTGAAGGCGCCGGTAAAGGCACCTTTTTCATGGCCGAACAACTCGTTGGCTATCAGTTCCTGGGAAAAGCCGCCGCAGTTGAAGGAGGTGATCGGCGCTTCGTGGCGGTGACTGAGAAAGTGAATGGCACGGGCCACCAGCTCCTTGCCGGTACCGCTATCCCCCTGGATGATCACGGGACAATCCAGGGGAGCGATTTTTTCGATCATCCGGTAGACCTGTTCCATCTCGGGACTGGTCCCGATAATCCCGGCCTTGCCGGCTTTGTGCGCCATCAGGGCCCGAAGACCGCTGGCTTCTTTGCTGATCCTGATCTTTTCGGCCACCCGGGAGATCAAATTGTCGAATTCTGCCAGCCGAATGGGCTTGGTCAAATAATGAAACGCCCCCTCCCGGACCGCCTCGATGGCTGAATCGATGGATGCATAGCCGGTGATCACGACCACCTCGGTATCCCGGCAGCAGGCTTTGATGCGCCTTAAAATCTCTATGCCGCCTATGCCCGGCAATTTCAGATCGGTGATCACCAGGTCGTAGGGCAAAGCGGAAAACGCATTGATAAAGGACTCTCCCTCGAAGAACAGGTCAACCGTGTATCCGGCTTCGGCCAGGTGTTCCTGCAGCCGCATCCCTGAGATTTTTTCATCTTCGACAACGGCAAGGCGAACCGGCGGTTTATCCATCGATGGTTTCCTCACTGACCGGCAAAACAACGGTAAATGTACTGCCCTTGCCCGGAGAGCTGTCCACGGTGATGCGTCCACCGTGTTTTTTAATAATGCCGTAGCTGACCGAAAGCCCCAACCCCGTTCCCTGTCCCACTTTTTTGGTGGTGAAAAAAGGATCGAAAATGTATGGAAGGTGTTCTTCGGCAATACCGCTCCCCGTATCGCCCACCGTAATCACAATTTTGGCGTCAGGCCCCACAGCGGCACGCACCGACAGTTCGCCGCCTGAAGGCATGGCGTGGATGGCATTGGTCAACAAATTGATAAAGACCTGGTGCAAAGCCTGCCGGTTTCCCTTGACCACCGGCAGGTCGGCGGCAAGATCGAGGCTTAGCTTAATGTTGCTGACCGCGACCTCGTTTTCGGTGATGCGTATCGTTTCCCTGAGAACATTGACAATGTCCAGCTCTTCGATAAGGGCGGTATTCGACCGCGAGAAGTCGAGCAGGTTCTTGACGATCTCGCTGGCCCGAACAGCCTGGGCAAGTATGTCGTTCAACATGTCGAGACGTTTCTCGGCGCTGATTTTTCGTTTTCCCGTCAGGCTGTCGATGGTCAGGATAATATTGTTGATCGGATTGTTGAGTTCATGCGCCACGCCCGAAACCAGGGTGCCCAGCGATGCGATTTTGCGTGAATGGATGATCTGCTCCTGCCGGGCTTCGAGTTCTTCAGCCATGCGGTTGAATGCCAGAATCAGCCGGTCCACTTCGCTCTCGATCCGGTTGGGATGATGTATCAGGCCGAAATCGCCGCGGCCGATTTTCGTTGTCGCCTGCTCGAGGCTGGACAAGGGCTGGATGACCTTGCGGTTGACCAGGACCGCCCCGATCGCGAAAACGACAAGGATCAGACCCATTGAGATCACCGGCCAGCGCAATGCCCGATGAGCGGCCACCGCCACCTGATTTTTCCCTTCGGCCAGCAGTTCATGGGACAGATCCACCATGCGTTTCCCAATGGTTCTGATTTTTTCCTGGACCGGTTCACCGGGAGCGTTAAAAGGTTGTTCCCGGCCCAGAGTCGAAAGGATATCGCCGTATTCCGACAATGCCGATTCCAATTCTTCCCTCGCATAGGAGTGGGCGTTTCTTCCCGTGTTAAACGGCGGGTTGGCCAGCATCAGCCGGGTATGATCGAACTGCTGTCGGGTTTCATCAAAGTCTGCCCGATCCTGGTATAGCAGGAAGTTTTTTTCGTATCGTCGTATTTCGAGGACCGTGTTATACAGGTCCTCGTATATCTCCAAATCCAGCGTGGCCTCGTTGATGCCATGGATCTCGAAATAGATGATGGAAAAATTGGACAGCCAGATCAAGAGGCCGATCATAGACAGAGCCCTGAATTTCCCCTGCAGGTTGAGATGGAACCAAAGCCGTTTCATGTGTTTACGCAAGGGGTGGACGCCCCTCCCTCCCTCAAATATCAATATGTCATAATATCAACGCTGGGGTCGATTAGTCGAAGGGGCGGGGAGTTTTAGCTTAGAACCCTCGTCATCTTCGCGCAGACGGAACACGTAGTGAAGCTT
The genomic region above belongs to Deltaproteobacteria bacterium and contains:
- a CDS encoding tryptophan-rich sensory protein; protein product: MIYRLIIFLALNFTALTIGGLFTSNGVPSDWYVGIAKAPWTPPGWVFGAAWTTIMICFGVYMAYLWPVFENKKILIGLYAVQWILNVGWNPTFFYYHNVLAGLLLISLLTALIGFLLFFYWPELKLKSALILPYFIWLLIATSLNGYIFIKN
- a CDS encoding HAMP domain-containing histidine kinase, whose translation is MRKHMKRLWFHLNLQGKFRALSMIGLLIWLSNFSIIYFEIHGINEATLDLEIYEDLYNTVLEIRRYEKNFLLYQDRADFDETRQQFDHTRLMLANPPFNTGRNAHSYAREELESALSEYGDILSTLGREQPFNAPGEPVQEKIRTIGKRMVDLSHELLAEGKNQVAVAAHRALRWPVISMGLILVVFAIGAVLVNRKVIQPLSSLEQATTKIGRGDFGLIHHPNRIESEVDRLILAFNRMAEELEARQEQIIHSRKIASLGTLVSGVAHELNNPINNIILTIDSLTGKRKISAEKRLDMLNDILAQAVRASEIVKNLLDFSRSNTALIEELDIVNVLRETIRITENEVAVSNIKLSLDLAADLPVVKGNRQALHQVFINLLTNAIHAMPSGGELSVRAAVGPDAKIVITVGDTGSGIAEEHLPYIFDPFFTTKKVGQGTGLGLSVSYGIIKKHGGRITVDSSPGKGSTFTVVLPVSEETIDG
- a CDS encoding response regulator → MDENTTVCILDDEPIVGDRLRPEMEDDGYEVEVFTDSAAAIQRLKDGCFDIFITDLKMEGVDGMGFLEEVKQHCPHSEVIIITGYATIETARESFVRGAYDFIAKPFRISEIRDAVKKARRRVRKKRS
- a CDS encoding sigma-54 dependent transcriptional regulator, giving the protein MDKPPVRLAVVEDEKISGMRLQEHLAEAGYTVDLFFEGESFINAFSALPYDLVITDLKLPGIGGIEILRRIKACCRDTEVVVITGYASIDSAIEAVREGAFHYLTKPIRLAEFDNLISRVAEKIRISKEASGLRALMAHKAGKAGIIGTSPEMEQVYRMIEKIAPLDCPVIIQGDSGTGKELVARAIHFLSHRHEAPITSFNCGGFSQELIANELFGHEKGAFTGAFTTRMGLLQSADGGTVLLDEIADMPADMQVKLLRVLQEGQIYRLGSSRPVNLDIRILAASNRDLKAQVVKGLFREDLFFRLNVMTIFVPRLADRTGDLWLLADHFLHMFNEAYDKDVHGFSDQARELLTQYEFPGNVRELENIVARAVALAEGKEIQVDDLPQFLNTQAASAADTLQSLEELERVHIANVLRKVDGHRDKAAAILGITRSTLWRKIKKYNLI
- a CDS encoding sulfite exporter TauE/SafE family protein, producing the protein MTMPWYIYLPIAQHSVALPIVLGLGFIVGLLSGLFGVGGGFLMTPLLIMIGIPPTVAAASDSNQIVAASASGTYAHYRLGNVDFKMGIYLLIGGVIGGTGGVQIIRVLRQMGNADFLIMITYVVMLAFVGFYMFIESLQGLRAEKTVQKAAPAKSASIYSRLIQSLPFQTRFEKSGIVLSPVVPLFLGGLVGILAAIMGVGGGFIMVPVMVYLLRMPMHVVVGTSLFQVLFTCIDVTIMQAYSNRTVDFVLALLLLIGSTFGAQIGARLSTKLKEDQLKIFLALLVLAVMVKMLFGLVLPPHNLLSFHGGH
- a CDS encoding TIGR02186 family protein — its product is MRRLIHLTLLLVCVSLGLAAAPAAWAVQSDGVFIHPEVMDIGTFYSGEVVTVSGEVPNGQDVVIEIIGPAANDQFNIKGKVGPFWMTQGKAELDGAPAMYALLLPGGPQWLQKASAHGLGLENLKNSVKIQSTSIPADDLLEMFVKLKKDQGLYVEKGNAVTYEAADGGGRRFSAAYRFPRSTSAGRYSINATTFADGVKTRERTTLLTVKEVGFIRLVDNLATNRRLAYGVMAVAIALFTGAVMGLLFKGGGSH
- a CDS encoding (Fe-S)-binding protein, translated to MTILDLFAEEKQRFLENCVQCGLCAEECPILPYTEIGNLSAQEIQEGVFDYIINGNPNQQAYTKAFACMECFKCTTDICPEDLNPMLVNELIKRNYISKGLANRAYGDATQPESIHRVLASIQVPASDYKKITKQSNKQNSRYVFFPGCNVYFQPEKILNALDIMDAIGDDYTFLPGLDNCCGDGFMFLGDINEGSLNAEALVSTIAGFQPEAVILWRPTCQCRVDKTIASALDMHFKVLSFPQYLAENMNRLNLSDASAGTVTLHEPCKSAYTGVDLNGPREVLRQLPGVTLKEMEHHGKNTKCCGSGAICWFPESCTQFREDRLKEAAKTGAERLVAICH
- a CDS encoding DUF169 domain-containing protein, with the protein product MSVQSIVEETNIFLEHLGLAEEPFGVYYDDTKPEKSFGPKPGVPISREMEERGQVDMQAVFKTFSCVIGNIWLARKKQCAAYISTEAYGCPGGVFYCSMMKPNIRFIEHYVTTGFEGTPIHGERYLPSPESMRKFLDKVNPRKAPAKYCIFKPLSHFLDGGEPEFVIFFARPEVLTGLFTHTMFTTGEVDSVASPFGAGCTNIIAWPLFYKEQGIEKAVLGGFDPSARKYMKTDELTFTVPWPLYRKMLQALPESMFNVGQDWKVVRKKVSRSAKAWGEGE